In one Juglans regia cultivar Chandler chromosome 11, Walnut 2.0, whole genome shotgun sequence genomic region, the following are encoded:
- the LOC108992015 gene encoding disease resistance protein RPV1-like, which yields MVLPSTQRASSSVPLSSSTFLRPRWTHDVFLNFHGEDTRKSFTDHLYTTLENKGIIAFKDDEKLERGKNISQELLKAIRESMYAIPIISKNYASSRWCLTELAQIVECMREMGLTILPVFYHVDPSEVRNQTGAFAEAFARHFEDPNIDMEKMQTWRVALKEVGNISGWHFHLRYESTIVQEIIKMILQGLSRNFATLSKDLIGIESRVEEMMITLGIGLDDVRFVGIHGMGGVGKTTLAEVIYDRISYQFEASSFIACIREETRNRGLVSLQKQLLSKIFMERETNIWDDREGTNMIRNRLCYKKVFLVLDDVDVEGHLTALAGSHDWFGPGSRIILTSRDNHLLKTHGVNDIYKVNVLNNDEALQLFSFAAFKRPYPEENYVDLSKGFVKYAQGLPLALKVLGSSLFGRGTNAWKDAWDQLKANPNKEILDILQVGFDGLEDLQKKLFLDIACFFNGQVLDNILMDILESFGYYPYLNIDILMEKCLITISSKRLRMHDLLQKMGQEIIYDESPEEPGRRSRLWHYKDVLHVLKNNTGSGVIEGIVINLPNQNEERLSVRAFSKMKKLRILKIRNTNFLNMSFSNLCDKLLNMHWHNDPLRFMPTHGLRVLEWSEYPSKSLSNSFQADNLIELRFPCSHIKQLWKGISRFGSLKRFDLSGSQNLLETPDFTGVPSLETLDLEGCTSLSKVHKSIGLLKRLRRLNLHACKRLKSFPNEISLESLEHFYLSDCSRFEKFPNIVGNMTSLRLLYLDGTAIKELPPSFKHLCGLSILSLHNCKKLSIFPSVICRLSSLKILDVSDCLALGGIQDMDGEAYLEQLYKGGTAIKFTMFFAALEFGSNDACSTQQMFMTNDDSIAAFYIGFDDRVYYIRRLNHEESNLQTKGYDVETNSFFPKVTCASSLGDEIPEWFNMRSFGSHVTIQIHPNLDDNSKWEAYFHLIIYEVDDVVENSDPRIFKGIHPDEGQFVEFVYHFETNEGSLKEPLVLRAPKDPSVGPIGFGVYLRAKWFLEQSNNLDGWSYIGASVKTSSSNVKVKECGAHLLSQHPHSKFYNTIIPYGLNLEIRQHLRCYLEKGSHNVVPIRF from the exons ATGGTTCTCCCAAGCACTCAAAGAGCCTCATCATCAGTACCACTGTCTTCTTCCACTTTTCTAAGACCTCGATGGACACATGATGTTTTCCTCAATTTCCATGGCGAAGACACCCGCAAGAGTTTTACCGACCATTTATACACTACTTTAGAAAACAAAGGCATTATTGCCTTTAAAGACGACGAGAAACTTGAGCGAGGAAAGAATATTTCTCAAGAGCTCTTGAAAGCAATACGTGAATCTATGTACGCCATCCCCATTATCTCAAAAAACTATGCTTCCTCAAGATGGTGCTTGACTGAACTTGCCCAAATTGTCGAATGCATGAGAGAGATGGGTTTGACAATTTTGCCTGTTTTCTACCATGTTGATCCCTCTGAGGTACGAAACCAAACTGGGGCTTTTGCAGAAGCTTTTGCTAGGCATTTTGAAGATCCTAATATTGATATGGAGAAGATGCAAACGTGGAGAGTTGCTTTGAAAGAAGTGGGCAACATATCCGGTTGGCATTTTCATCTTAg GTATGAATCAACAATTGtccaagaaatcattaaaatgatACTTCAAGGATTGAGCCGTAACTTTGCAACTCTTTCCAAGGATCTTATTGGAATAGAATCTCGTGTGGAGGAAATGATGATCACACTTGgtattggattggatgatgttCGCTTTGTAGGAATCCATGGTATGGGTGGAGTGGGCAAGACAACATTGGCAGAAGTCATTTATGATAGAATATCTTACCAATTTGAAGCTAGCAGTTTTATTGCCTGTAttagagaagaaactagaaaTCGTGGTTTAgtttctttacaaaaacaacttctttCTAAGATCTTCATGGAAAGGGAAACAAATATATGGGATGATCGTGAGGGAACGAATATGATACGGAATAGACtatgttataaaaaagtatttttagtcCTTGATGATGTGGACGTAGAAGGACATCTAACAGCATTAGCAGGGAGCCATGATTGGTTTGGTCCGGGGAGTAGAATCATTTTAACAAGCAGAGATAACCATTTATTGAAAACACATGGAGTGAATGATATCTATAAGGTTAATGTGTTGAATAATGATGAAGCATTGCAACTCTTTAGTTTTGCAGCTTTCAAGAGACCCTATCCTGAAGAAAATTATGTGGATTTATCCAAAGGCTTTGTGAAATATGCTCAAGGCCTTCCTTTAGCTCTCAAAGTTTTAGGGTCCTCCTTGTTTGGTAGAGGAACAAATGCATGGAAAGATGCATGGGATCAACTAAAAGCAAATcctaataaagaaattttagatATACTTCAAGTAGGTTTTGATGGATTGGAGGATTTGCAGAAGAAACTATTTTTAGATATTGCTTGTTTTTTCAATGGACAGGTCTTAGATAACATTTTAATGGATATATTAGAAAGTTTTGGTTACTACCCATACCTCAATATTGATATTCTCATGGAAAAATGTCTTATAACCATCTCATCTAAAAGGTTGAGGATGCATGATTTGCTACAAAAAATGGGTcaagaaataatttatgatgAATCCCCCGAAGAGCCTGGCCGGCGTAGTAGATTGTGGCATTATAAGGATGTCCTTCACGTGTTGAAGAATAATACT GGAAGTGGTGTGATTGAAGGCATAGTGATCAACTTACCTAATCAAAATGAGGAACGATTAAGTGTTAGAGCCTTctcaaagatgaagaaattgagAATTCTTAAAATTCGCAACACAAATTTTCTGAACATGAGTTTTTCTAATCTCTGTGATAAGTTATTGAATATGCATTGGCACAACGACCCTTTAAGATTCATGCCAACACATGGTTTACGGGTGCTAGAATGGTCTGAATATCCATCAAAATCCTTGTCAAACAGCTTTCAAGCCGACAATCTTATTGAACTTAGATTTCCATGCAGTCACATCAAGCAACTATGGAAGGGAATTAGT AGGTTCGGGAGTTTGAAACGCTTTGATCTTAGCGGCTCTCAAAACTTGTTGGAGACACCAGACTTCACCGGAGTCCCAAGTCTTGAGACACTAGACCTTGAAGGTTGTACAAGTTTATCTAAGGTCCACAAATCTATTGGTCTTCTCAAACGGCTTAGACGATTGAATCTACATGCTTGCAAACGCCTTAAAAGCTTTCCAAATGAGATTAGCTTGGAGTCTCTTgaacatttttatctttctgATTGTTCAAGATTTGAGAAATTCCCAAACATTGTGGGAAACATGACTTCATTGCGGTTACTTTATTTGGATGGTACTGCCATAAAGGAACTACCCCCATCATTTAAGCATTTATGCGGCCTTTCCATATTGTCTTTACATAACTGCAAAAAGCTCTCAATTTTTCCGAGCGTTATTTGTAGATTGTCATCTCTTAAAATTCTGGATGTATCTGATTGCCTAGCACTTGGTGGAATTCAAGACATGGATGGTGAGGCGTATCTGGAACAATTGTATAAAGGTGGAACTGCTATCAAATTCACTATGTTTTTCGCAGCGCTAGAGTTTGGTTCAAATGATGCTTGCTCTACGCAACAAATGTTTATGACCAATGATGACTCTATTGCGGCCTTCTATATTGGTTTTGATGACAGAGTCTACTACATTAGACGCTTGAATCATGAAGAAAGTAATTTGCAGACAAAAGGCTATGACGTT GAAACTAATAGTTTTTTTCCTAAGGTAACGTGTGCATCTTCCTTGGGAGATGAAATTCCAGAGTGGTTCAACATGAGAAGTTTTGGTTCTCATGTGACAATTCAAATCCATCCAAACTTAGATGACAATAGTAAGTGGGAGGCATATtttcatttgattatttatgaaGTTGATGATGTGGTAGAGAATTCGGATCCAAGGATTTTCAAGGGCATTCATCCTGATGAAGGCCAATTTGTTGAGTTTGTTTATCATTTTGAGACTAATGAAGGTTCTCTAAAAGAACCCTTAGTCCTTCGTGCCCCCAAAGACCCTTCTGTAGGGCCAATTGGGTTTGGGGTGTATCTACGAGCCAAGTGGTTTTTGGAGCAGTCAAATAATTTGGATGGATGGAGCTACATTGGAGCATCAGTTAAAACAAGTAGCTCAAACGTGAAGGTGAAAGAGTGTGGGGCGCACCTTCTATCTCAACATCCTCATTCTAAATTCTATAATACCATTATTCCTTATGGTTTAAACCTAGAAATTAGGCAGCATCTTCGTTGTTATTTGGAAAAGGGTAGTCATAATGTTGTACCTATTCGTTTCTAA
- the LOC118349884 gene encoding uncharacterized mitochondrial protein AtMg00810-like, translating to MVLLLYVDDIILTGSSSSLIQSFTTSLHDEFAMKDLGPLHYFLGVHVSSMPTGLFLQQTKYAIDILERGGMHESKPINTLMCTKTKPDPDYPLHPDPYLYLSLVGALQYLTLTRLDLSYRINFISQFMHAPTEAHFSIVRRILRYVKGIIHLGLHIQASSSLDLYGFSDSDWAGCPLTRRSTAGYCTFLGSNIISWCAKKQPTIARSSLEAEYRALAQAAAEITWIMFLLRDLLVPLHNPPILFCDNMSSLFMTVNPVFHARSKHIELDYHYIRERVSLGLLGKENPSDIIPPQAFHICTIMYTSGTSGDPKGVAALLTHENTAYFIRGMDLFMEQFEDKYEDC from the exons ATGGTATTATTACTCTACGTTGATGATATCATTCTTACGGGTTCTTCTTCATCCCTTATTCAAAGTTTTACAACAAGTTTGCATGATGAATTTGCAATGAAGGATCTTGGACCACTTCACTATTTCTTAGGAGTTCATGTCTCTTCAATGCCGACTGGTCTTTTTCTGCAACAAACCAAGTATGCAATAGATATTTTAGAACGTGGAGGAATGCACGAGTCCAAGCCCATCAACACTCTTATGTGCACGAAGACCAAACCTGATCCTGATTATCCATTACATCCTGATCcttatctctatctctctctcgtTGGTGCTCTTCAATATCTTACATTGACACGTCTAGATCTTTCGTACAGAATCAACTTCATATCTCAGTTCATGCATGCACCTACAGAGGCTCATTTTAGTATAGTCAGAAGAATATTACGCTACGTCAAAGGAATCATTCATCTTGGTCTTCACATTCAAGCTTCCAGCTCTCTTGATCTCTATGGCTTCTCGGATTCAGACTGGGCTGGTTGCCCCCTTACAAGAAGATCAACTGCAGGGTATTGCACCTTTTTAGGCAGTAACATCATCTCTTGGTGTGCAAAAAAACAGCCTACAATTGCTCGTTCAAGTTTGGAAGCAGAGTATCGTGCTCTTGCTCAAGCTGCTGCAGAAATTACTTGGATCATGTTTTTACTTCGAGATCTTCTTGTCCCTCTGCATAATCCTCCTATCTTGTTCTGTGATAATATGAGCTCTTTGTTTATGACAGTGAATCCCGTCTTTCATGCTAGGAGCAAACATATCGAGCTCGACTATCATTACATTCGTGAACGTGTTTCTCTTGGCTTACTG GGAAAAGAAAACCCCTCAGATATTATTCCACCTCAGGCTTTCCACATATGCACAATTATGTACACAAGTGGCACAAGTGGAGATCCTAAAGGTGTTGCTGCATTATTGACACATGAAAACACTGCATATTTTATAAGAGGGATGGATCTTTTTATGGAACAATTTGAAGACAAGTACGAAGATTGTTGA